A genomic stretch from Telopea speciosissima isolate NSW1024214 ecotype Mountain lineage chromosome 7, Tspe_v1, whole genome shotgun sequence includes:
- the LOC122669791 gene encoding uncharacterized protein OsI_027940-like isoform X2 has protein sequence MSRHPEVKWAQRLDKVYITVLLADSTNAKVNLEPDGIFTFSATAGAENHLFELKMDLYDKVNVEESKINIGARSIFCVVEKAESGWWDKLLRGADKTPHYVKIDWDKWVDEDDDSGPADLDMGGMDFSKFASMEGMGDDAMGDDFEESDDEDQEVGKPGEKVEGKQEETTEGKKEATSST, from the exons ATGAG tcgTCATCCTGAGGTGAAGTGGGCACAGAGGCTGGACAAGGTTTATATTACTGTGTTATTGGCAGATTCAACGAATGCAAAAGTCAACCTTGAACCAGATGGAATTTTCACTTTCTCTGCTACTGCGGGGGCAGAAAACCACCTTTTTGAACTGAAGATGGATCTCTATGATAAGGTGAATGTGGAG GAAAGCAAAATAAACATTGGTGCCAGGAGCATATTCTGTGTTGTTGAAAAAGCAGAGAGTGGGTGGTGGGATAAGCTATTGCGTGGGGCTGACAAGACACCACATTATGTGAAAATCGATTGGGACAAATGggttgatgaagatgatgacagTGG TCCTGCTGACTTGGATATGGGAG GGATGGACTTCTCG aaatttgCTAGTATGGAAGGAATGGGCGATGATGCCATGGGTGACGATTTTGAAGAAAGCGATGATGAAG ATCAAGAAGTGGGAAAACCAGGAGAAAAAGTGGAGGGAAAGCAAGAAGAAACTAcagaggggaagaaagaagcaACTTCAAGCACATGA
- the LOC122669791 gene encoding uncharacterized protein OsI_027940-like isoform X1: MSRHPEVKWAQRLDKVYITVLLADSTNAKVNLEPDGIFTFSATAGAENHLFELKMDLYDKVNVEESKINIGARSIFCVVEKAESGWWDKLLRGADKTPHYVKIDWDKWVDEDDDSGSAPADLDMGGMDFSKFASMEGMGDDAMGDDFEESDDEDQEVGKPGEKVEGKQEETTEGKKEATSST; the protein is encoded by the exons ATGAG tcgTCATCCTGAGGTGAAGTGGGCACAGAGGCTGGACAAGGTTTATATTACTGTGTTATTGGCAGATTCAACGAATGCAAAAGTCAACCTTGAACCAGATGGAATTTTCACTTTCTCTGCTACTGCGGGGGCAGAAAACCACCTTTTTGAACTGAAGATGGATCTCTATGATAAGGTGAATGTGGAG GAAAGCAAAATAAACATTGGTGCCAGGAGCATATTCTGTGTTGTTGAAAAAGCAGAGAGTGGGTGGTGGGATAAGCTATTGCGTGGGGCTGACAAGACACCACATTATGTGAAAATCGATTGGGACAAATGggttgatgaagatgatgacagTG GTTCTGCTCCTGCTGACTTGGATATGGGAG GGATGGACTTCTCG aaatttgCTAGTATGGAAGGAATGGGCGATGATGCCATGGGTGACGATTTTGAAGAAAGCGATGATGAAG ATCAAGAAGTGGGAAAACCAGGAGAAAAAGTGGAGGGAAAGCAAGAAGAAACTAcagaggggaagaaagaagcaACTTCAAGCACATGA